From the genome of Nocardia sp. NBC_01503, one region includes:
- a CDS encoding LppU/SCO3897 family protein yields the protein MQVNPRGAARVRRLLPVVVAVFALMLAGCSLAQKGADAVKDASKSDTARAKVGDCINVLKGSMIDSKTEPVDCASEKAVYKVARVFDAKADCSSDYTSYEETLNGGTTAFLCLAPNFKQDSCYHESMLTGYQFADCASSDASFRVLARVDGQSDENLCGEDADSVITLADPKTTFCLGKPQG from the coding sequence ATGCAGGTAAATCCGAGGGGAGCGGCCCGAGTACGCCGTCTCCTGCCCGTCGTGGTGGCGGTATTCGCGCTGATGCTGGCGGGATGCTCGCTCGCGCAGAAGGGCGCGGACGCGGTGAAGGACGCCAGTAAGTCCGATACCGCGCGCGCCAAGGTGGGCGACTGCATCAATGTGCTCAAAGGCTCGATGATCGACTCCAAGACCGAACCGGTGGATTGCGCCTCGGAGAAGGCCGTCTACAAGGTCGCGCGGGTCTTCGACGCCAAGGCCGACTGCTCCTCCGACTACACCTCCTATGAGGAGACCCTCAACGGCGGCACCACCGCGTTCCTGTGTCTGGCACCGAACTTCAAGCAGGACAGCTGCTATCACGAGAGCATGCTCACCGGCTACCAGTTCGCCGACTGCGCCTCCTCCGACGCGAGCTTCCGAGTGCTGGCACGCGTCGACGGCCAATCCGATGAGAACCTCTGCGGCGAGGATGCCGACAGCGTGATCACCCTGGCGGATCCCAAGACCACCTTCTGCCTCGGGAAGCCGCAGGGCTGA